One window from the genome of Lentibacillus daqui encodes:
- a CDS encoding small, acid-soluble spore protein, alpha/beta type: MGRRGIMSDQLKEEIAKELGFYDTVQEEGWGGIKARDAGNMVKRAIEIAEQNMQQGGRP, from the coding sequence ATGGGTAGACGTGGAATCATGTCGGACCAATTGAAAGAAGAAATTGCCAAAGAGTTAGGTTTTTACGACACGGTGCAGGAAGAAGGCTGGGGTGGCATTAAGGCACGGGATGCCGGTAATATGGTGAAACGAGCAATTGAAATAGCCGAGCAAAATATGCAACAAGGAGGCAGACCCTAA
- the rsmA gene encoding 16S rRNA (adenine(1518)-N(6)/adenine(1519)-N(6))-dimethyltransferase RsmA, with protein MCFRRKTIVNNNYIATPTRTREILRKYQFQFKKSLGQNFLIDVNILENIIKKAGIDHESGVIEVGPGIGALTEQLAIHAKKVVAFEIDQRLFPILDDTLKQYNNVQFIHQDILKADVIQVIKDNFTPGQVIHIVANLPYYITTPILMKLLQENLPITSLTVMIQKEVAARMAAVPNSKSYGSLSIAVQYYTHAEIVMQVPNSVFMPQPNVDSSVLKLTIRETPPVDVINEEYFFTLVKAAFFQRRKTLRNNLTNYFAKSFSKEEVNQLLDKAGIDGTRRGESLTIEEFAVLANTFTRL; from the coding sequence ATGTGCTTCAGGAGGAAAACAATCGTGAATAATAATTATATTGCAACGCCAACCCGAACAAGGGAAATTCTTCGTAAATATCAATTTCAGTTTAAAAAAAGTCTTGGCCAGAACTTTTTAATTGATGTCAATATCCTTGAAAATATCATTAAAAAGGCAGGTATTGATCATGAGTCCGGGGTTATTGAAGTTGGTCCCGGTATTGGTGCCTTAACCGAACAACTAGCGATCCATGCCAAAAAGGTAGTTGCCTTTGAAATTGATCAGCGCCTGTTTCCCATCCTGGATGACACATTAAAACAGTATAATAATGTGCAATTCATTCATCAGGACATATTAAAAGCAGATGTCATCCAGGTAATTAAGGATAACTTTACACCCGGGCAGGTCATTCATATCGTTGCTAATTTGCCATATTATATTACCACACCGATTCTGATGAAGCTACTGCAAGAGAACTTGCCGATTACCAGTTTAACGGTCATGATTCAGAAAGAGGTTGCTGCACGGATGGCAGCAGTGCCCAATTCCAAAAGCTATGGATCCCTATCGATTGCAGTACAATACTATACACATGCCGAAATCGTTATGCAGGTGCCGAACAGTGTATTTATGCCACAACCCAATGTCGATTCAAGTGTATTAAAACTGACAATAAGAGAAACCCCGCCAGTTGATGTGATCAATGAGGAATATTTTTTTACGCTGGTAAAAGCGGCATTTTTCCAGCGAAGAAAAACATTGCGAAATAACTTAACCAATTACTTTGCCAAGTCCTTTAGCAAAGAGGAAGTTAACCAATTGCTGGATAAAGCCGGAATTGACGGCACAAGACGCGGGGAATCATTAACAATAGAGGAGTTCGCTGTCCTTGCCAATACTTTTACCAGGCTGTGA
- the spoVG gene encoding septation regulator SpoVG, translating into MEVTDVRLRRVATKGRMRAIASITLDQEFVVHDIRVIDGNNGLFVAMPSKRTPDGEFRDIAHPINSGTRGKIQTAVLEEYRRVGEEMEYEEAGAS; encoded by the coding sequence ATGGAAGTTACTGACGTAAGATTACGCCGCGTTGCTACTAAGGGAAGAATGCGGGCAATTGCCTCGATCACATTGGATCAGGAGTTCGTTGTCCATGATATCCGTGTTATTGATGGAAATAATGGGTTGTTTGTTGCCATGCCATCCAAGCGTACTCCAGATGGAGAATTCCGCGATATTGCACATCCGATCAATTCGGGTACTCGCGGCAAGATTCAAACCGCTGTATTAGAGGAGTATCGCCGTGTTGGAGAAGAAATGGAATATGAGGAAGCAGGTGCTTCGTGA
- the ispE gene encoding 4-(cytidine 5'-diphospho)-2-C-methyl-D-erythritol kinase, protein MIHFERAPAKINLSLDVLGKRDDGFHEVEMIMTAIDLVDRIELYPLAENRIEISADNQYVPNNERNLAYKAALAFKSCYQINKGVRIKIEKNIPVSAGLGGGSSDAAAVLRGLNRMWSINAPLSELANLGKDIGSDVPFCVYSTTALATGHGECIYELPSPPPCYVVLAKPNIGVSTRGVFQKLCIDEISHPNTNEIIQAIETKNFVKLVLNIGNALESVTFRLHPEVKQIKEKMIQAGVNGVLMSGSGPTIVGLVEHFSKARRVYNGLRGFCEEVYVVRLLDQRKS, encoded by the coding sequence ATGATTCATTTTGAGAGGGCGCCGGCCAAGATTAATTTATCTTTAGATGTGCTCGGAAAGCGTGACGATGGCTTTCATGAGGTAGAAATGATCATGACAGCCATCGATTTGGTGGATCGTATTGAATTATATCCGCTGGCTGAAAATCGGATCGAAATATCAGCTGATAATCAATACGTACCCAATAATGAACGGAATCTGGCTTATAAGGCGGCACTAGCATTTAAAAGCTGTTATCAGATCAATAAAGGTGTACGAATTAAAATCGAAAAGAACATCCCTGTTTCAGCCGGCCTTGGTGGTGGGAGCAGTGATGCTGCTGCGGTGTTACGTGGTCTTAACCGGATGTGGTCGATAAATGCCCCGCTAAGCGAATTAGCTAATCTGGGTAAGGACATTGGTTCCGATGTTCCATTTTGTGTATATAGCACGACAGCACTTGCAACGGGACATGGAGAATGTATTTATGAGTTACCTTCTCCGCCGCCTTGTTATGTCGTCTTAGCCAAACCGAATATCGGTGTATCAACCAGAGGTGTTTTTCAAAAATTATGCATTGATGAAATTTCTCATCCAAATACGAATGAAATCATCCAGGCCATCGAAACGAAGAATTTTGTTAAACTAGTGTTGAATATTGGCAATGCCCTGGAGAGTGTCACTTTTCGTTTGCATCCGGAAGTGAAACAGATTAAAGAAAAAATGATACAAGCAGGGGTTAACGGTGTACTAATGAGCGGAAGTGGACCAACTATTGTCGGCCTGGTGGAACACTTTAGTAAAGCCAGGCGTGTTTATAATGGTTTGCGAGGGTTTTGCGAGGAAGTATACGTTGTCCGACTGCTTGACCAGCGTAAGTCTTGA
- the purR gene encoding pur operon repressor: MKRSDRLVSLTNYFLENPKTHTSLPYFSEKYGAAKSSISEDLVIVDRVLRKEGIGHLQSVAGAAGGVSYMPDYAQEKGQQFIDELCHTLEDPNRILPGGYLYMTDILGNPKTVRQIGRVLAASFSSLTIDVVMTVATKGIPLAYAVASVLDVPVVIVRRDPKITEGSSVGINYVSGSSRKVQTMVLPKRSLQEGANVCIIDDFMKAGGTITGMISMLDEFNAKVKAIGVLAEADDEEEDRLVEDYTSLVKIKNVDMKHKQIQVLAGNIFKS, from the coding sequence ATGAAAAGAAGTGACCGTCTGGTTTCATTAACCAATTATTTTTTGGAAAATCCAAAGACACATACATCATTACCGTATTTCTCCGAGAAATATGGAGCAGCAAAATCCTCCATTAGCGAAGATCTTGTTATCGTAGACAGGGTGCTAAGGAAGGAAGGCATAGGTCATTTGCAATCAGTTGCTGGTGCAGCAGGCGGAGTCAGTTACATGCCGGATTATGCTCAAGAAAAAGGTCAACAGTTTATTGATGAGTTGTGCCATACATTGGAAGATCCGAATCGTATTTTGCCTGGTGGATATCTGTATATGACTGATATTTTGGGTAACCCAAAAACGGTCCGACAAATTGGTCGTGTCTTGGCTGCTTCTTTCTCTTCATTGACAATCGATGTGGTGATGACGGTAGCCACAAAAGGGATCCCTTTGGCATATGCTGTTGCATCGGTTTTAGATGTTCCTGTGGTTATCGTCCGCAGAGATCCTAAGATAACGGAAGGATCTTCAGTTGGCATTAATTATGTATCCGGATCATCGCGAAAAGTGCAAACGATGGTGCTGCCAAAACGAAGCTTACAAGAAGGTGCCAATGTTTGCATTATCGATGATTTTATGAAAGCCGGGGGAACCATTACGGGGATGATCAGTATGCTTGATGAATTTAATGCAAAGGTAAAGGCAATTGGTGTATTGGCCGAAGCGGATGATGAAGAAGAAGATCGTTTGGTGGAAGATTATACATCACTAGTAAAGATTAAGAACGTTGACATGAAGCATAAACAAATCCAAGTTCTTGCAGGGAATATCTTTAAATCCTGA
- the veg gene encoding biofilm formation stimulator Veg, with protein sequence MAKTLVEIKQGLEGRKGRRLKVKANGGRRKTIERYGVLAETYPSVFIVELDQDENAFERVSYSYADVLTETVELSFQDDRTKAILMEQ encoded by the coding sequence GTGGCAAAAACATTAGTCGAAATTAAGCAAGGTCTTGAGGGTCGAAAGGGTAGGCGGTTAAAGGTAAAAGCCAATGGAGGTAGAAGGAAAACGATCGAACGATATGGTGTGTTGGCTGAAACGTATCCTTCCGTCTTCATTGTTGAACTTGATCAAGACGAGAACGCATTCGAACGTGTTTCATACAGCTATGCGGACGTTTTAACAGAGACAGTAGAACTGAGTTTTCAAGATGACAGAACAAAAGCGATATTGATGGAGCAGTAG
- the rnmV gene encoding ribonuclease M5 produces the protein MKIKEVIVVEGRDDTAKIHQAVHADTIETNGSAINRQILQQIQHAKDKRGVIIFTDPDYPGERIRHIINQEVPGCKHAFLKQADARAKHSDRQSLGIEHASVTAIRRALAHVYEIAETKPNNITKQDLIDYGLIGGIHASSRRDRLGKHLQIGHVNGKQLLKRLGMFEITRSQFEQAIKHVLQEENNRE, from the coding sequence GTGAAAATAAAGGAAGTTATTGTTGTGGAGGGTCGGGATGATACGGCAAAAATCCACCAAGCCGTTCATGCTGATACGATCGAAACAAACGGGTCTGCAATTAACAGGCAAATATTGCAGCAGATACAGCATGCAAAGGATAAACGCGGCGTCATTATTTTTACCGATCCCGACTATCCCGGGGAACGGATTCGCCATATCATTAATCAGGAGGTTCCCGGGTGCAAGCATGCCTTCTTAAAACAAGCGGATGCACGGGCAAAACATTCCGATCGTCAAAGTTTGGGAATCGAGCATGCGTCTGTTACTGCAATCAGACGTGCCTTGGCCCACGTCTATGAAATAGCTGAGACAAAACCGAATAATATTACGAAGCAGGACCTTATTGATTATGGTTTGATTGGCGGGATACATGCCAGTTCAAGAAGGGATAGGTTGGGCAAACACTTGCAAATTGGGCATGTGAATGGGAAACAGTTGCTAAAACGACTGGGCATGTTTGAAATCACACGAAGCCAATTTGAACAGGCAATCAAGCATGTGCTTCAGGAGGAAAACAATCGTGAATAA
- the yabG gene encoding sporulation peptidase YabG, which yields MDFVIGDLVTRKSYQHDILFRVSSQQGDVVIIHGEDIRLEADAPVDDLVLVEQRELDKRRKKVKEKEESSYRLFRQDYQLMKEKRDYQSTGGFTYPTKHFQLPAKVLHVDGDKIYLKKCIELYHRIGLQVHGIHLHEKEMPFEIGGLVEKIQPDMIVITGHDSFSQNKGVKKDLQAYRHSRYFVDTVREARQIIPQLDQLVIFAGACQSHFESLIRAGANFASSPSRVNIHALDPVYIVAKIAYTPFMEKVGVLDALRNTLSGEKGMGGVETRGLLRTGMPYIEDESYEN from the coding sequence ATGGACTTTGTTATTGGAGATTTGGTTACACGTAAATCATATCAGCACGATATATTATTTCGTGTTTCGTCACAACAGGGTGATGTTGTCATTATTCACGGGGAAGACATAAGGCTTGAAGCGGATGCACCGGTTGATGATCTTGTTCTTGTCGAGCAGCGGGAATTGGATAAACGACGAAAAAAAGTGAAAGAAAAAGAGGAATCATCTTATCGGCTTTTTCGCCAGGATTATCAATTAATGAAGGAAAAACGTGATTATCAGTCAACAGGCGGGTTTACTTATCCAACCAAACATTTTCAATTGCCGGCTAAGGTATTACATGTGGATGGTGACAAAATATATTTAAAGAAATGTATTGAACTATACCACCGAATCGGCTTACAAGTTCATGGTATTCATTTGCATGAAAAGGAAATGCCCTTCGAAATTGGTGGGCTTGTAGAAAAAATTCAGCCGGATATGATTGTTATAACGGGACATGACTCGTTTTCACAGAATAAAGGTGTAAAAAAGGATCTTCAGGCATATCGTCATTCCAGATATTTTGTGGATACGGTTCGGGAGGCGAGACAAATTATCCCGCAATTGGATCAGCTAGTTATCTTTGCAGGTGCCTGTCAGTCTCATTTTGAATCACTTATTCGGGCAGGGGCGAATTTTGCCAGTTCCCCTTCACGAGTTAACATACATGCGCTTGATCCGGTTTATATTGTTGCAAAGATTGCTTATACGCCATTTATGGAAAAGGTGGGTGTGTTGGATGCATTGCGCAATACCCTGTCAGGTGAAAAGGGTATGGGTGGTGTAGAAACAAGGGGATTGCTGCGAACCGGAATGCCGTATATAGAGGATGAATCGTATGAAAACTAA